The Candidatus Acididesulfobacter guangdongensis region AATACCGCAAAAAACGATAATATTCAGTCAAATTCCGGACAAGAGCAGGATTCTGCAGAATTAAGCGAAGCGTTTGAGAATCTTTTTAAAGATGATAATATTTTTAAAGAATTTCAAAAATTAGATAAAGAAAATGAAAAAATAAATGTTCAGAAAAATGTGACCGTTAATGATAGTGATGATTACGATAAAATCCCGGATGCTGTTCCTGATGCAGGCAGCCGTGTTGATGCCGGTACCAATATTGATGTTAATACGGCAAGAACAGATATTGCAGATAACGTTATTGATATTACGCAATCTGCATCTGCAAACACAAACAGTGATATATCAATAGAATCAGGAAATATTCGCGCAGACGGCAGCGATAGTGCCGGCAATAGCCGCGTTCCGGACGAGGTAAGCATATCCGAGGTTGTTCCTTACGAATTAGAAAGTGTCAGAAATATTAAAATAGAACAGGTTGATAATAATAGCGAAGGACCGGAAATATTAGACAACAACATGCGGCAAACTGATAGCGCCTTATATGCCGGTGATGCAGCGGCTAAATCAGAAAATTTTAATAATAATAGCGATGATGTTCATGATAATAGCGATGAAAACAAAATTAACGAATATATGTCTAAAATTATTATTAATGAAGACATCGATAATAGCGATAATATCCGCAGTTTAAACTTCATAAATAATAATAATGGTGAAGAAGATATAACCGCGGACAGCGCCGGCGGGTTAGATATTATTCAACCGGAGCCCGAAAAACCGGCTGAAACCGAATTTAACATAAATATGCCTGAAATTTACGATATTCAGGAATCTAATCGTGATGAAAGCGGAGTTATTGCCAATTTTGGTGAGAATAATAATGATAATAGCGATATCGCTGATGACGCCAATAAAAATTATATTTTTGCCGAACAGGATCAGAATGATATCTCTACTGCCGCCGCAGTCAGTGTTGAAACTGAAGTGGACGGCAATAATTATTATGACGGTACTGCACATAGCAGCAGCGCAAATAAAGCAGATTATAATGCTCATACTGCACAAAATGATTATGAAGTTCCTGCTGAGCAGAATTATTTAAATTTAGCTGAAATACCTGAATCGGAAAATACGAACGATGCGCAAATTTCTTTATATAATATTAACAATGATAATAATAATGCAGTCAGTAAAGGAGGTAATGTAAAATTGGAGTTTATAAATGATGAAGTTATCGGCAAAATAGACGAGTATATAAAAAAATCAATAAATGATATAATAAATAATATACAGCCTGAAATAATTGAAAATATTAAAAATATATTACCTGAAATTGCAGAAAAATTAATAAAAGAAGAAATTGACAAAATTAAAAATGAAAATATTTGACGAGCAGGTAATTTCTTTAGTTTCTAATGCGTTAGCCGAAGATATAAAAGGTTCGGACATTACTACGGACGCTATTGCAAGCAAATGTAATCCGCAGATTGAATGTGAGGTAATAACAAAAGAGGACGGCGTTGTTTGCGGTTTAACTATTTTTTCATTAGTCTTTGATATGTTAAGCAAAAATAATTTTGAAATTGGTTATTTTGCTGAAGAAGGTGAAAAGATAACGAAATTTCAAAAAATTATTTCTATTAAAGCCAAATCTGATGTTATTTTATACGGCGAAAGGACCGCGCTTAATTTTCTGCAATTCCTTTCAGGAATTGCGACGGCATCTAATCTTGCAGCTAATGAGCTTTCAGGTTTAAAAACAAAAGTTCTTGATACAAGAAAAACGCTTCCGGGATTGCGCGCTATTCAAAAATATGCCGTAAATGTAGGCGGAGCTGATAATCACAGGTTTAACCTGTCATCCGGCATTTTAATCAAGGATAATCACATAAAGCTTGCAGGCGGGATTAAGCAAGCCTTAGAAATGGTAAGAAGCTATAATGCCGGATTTAATCAGAAAATAGAAATTGAAGTAAGTTCGATAGAACAGGTAGCCGAAGCATTAGAAGGGCGGGCAGATATTATAATGCTTGATAATATGAGTATTGCAGAAATGCAAAGGGCTGTAAAAATTATCGGCAAAAATGCCGTTACGGAAGCCTCCGGAAATATTACTATAAAAAATTTAAGAAAAATAGCCGAGGAAACTGAAGTTGATTATATTTCTATGGGTTCCCTGACTAATGCCGTAAAACCGATTGATTATTCTTTAAATTTTGTATGATTTTGTATGACTTCTGTAAATTTTAACTTA contains the following coding sequences:
- a CDS encoding response regulator, with product MPMPYEVLYVDDSDAMQKTVSMIFLNNSEFKIIPLYDGSSTTTILNNSLPSIIIINYNISNASSYNIIKEIKNNGLYSNIPVLLAAPSDLPNKERELFVEAGLTGFIYRPFDKETFINKIKRSLGLNINEDKIYDIAEFEKKHEKIENNERQNIPNIPAEQSDDDMTENTAKNDNIQSNSGQEQDSAELSEAFENLFKDDNIFKEFQKLDKENEKINVQKNVTVNDSDDYDKIPDAVPDAGSRVDAGTNIDVNTARTDIADNVIDITQSASANTNSDISIESGNIRADGSDSAGNSRVPDEVSISEVVPYELESVRNIKIEQVDNNSEGPEILDNNMRQTDSALYAGDAAAKSENFNNNSDDVHDNSDENKINEYMSKIIINEDIDNSDNIRSLNFINNNNGEEDITADSAGGLDIIQPEPEKPAETEFNINMPEIYDIQESNRDESGVIANFGENNNDNSDIADDANKNYIFAEQDQNDISTAAAVSVETEVDGNNYYDGTAHSSSANKADYNAHTAQNDYEVPAEQNYLNLAEIPESENTNDAQISLYNINNDNNNAVSKGGNVKLEFINDEVIGKIDEYIKKSINDIINNIQPEIIENIKNILPEIAEKLIKEEIDKIKNENI
- the nadC gene encoding carboxylating nicotinate-nucleotide diphosphorylase; its protein translation is MKIFDEQVISLVSNALAEDIKGSDITTDAIASKCNPQIECEVITKEDGVVCGLTIFSLVFDMLSKNNFEIGYFAEEGEKITKFQKIISIKAKSDVILYGERTALNFLQFLSGIATASNLAANELSGLKTKVLDTRKTLPGLRAIQKYAVNVGGADNHRFNLSSGILIKDNHIKLAGGIKQALEMVRSYNAGFNQKIEIEVSSIEQVAEALEGRADIIMLDNMSIAEMQRAVKIIGKNAVTEASGNITIKNLRKIAEETEVDYISMGSLTNAVKPIDYSLNFV